One part of the Streptomyces ferrugineus genome encodes these proteins:
- a CDS encoding chitinase: MHTYPGKSAVGLVCLLALTTACSGSRSASSSTSYASSSSYAPYVSATDASDHDWAGSPATYNLAFVISDGSDCTPKWNGTTAISDSAVKSRISRLAQGGATVRVSFGGASGKELAASCDSASELARAYGKALDAAGSAQADFDVEGDELTDSDSVDLRSEAIALLQRERGDLEVSFTLPVMPSGLDDDGVALLQSANEHDVQVSTVNIMTMNYGESYTGDMGEYALTSAKAAHAQLKEIFGTSDATAWKAMALTSMLGVNDVDDETFSLDDAAEVREFADDKGIGWVSMWATFRDQECGDDSSAEDALTDCSGVDQEDGAFGEAFSG; the protein is encoded by the coding sequence ATGCATACGTACCCAGGGAAATCGGCGGTCGGACTCGTCTGCCTGCTCGCGCTGACCACGGCGTGCTCCGGCTCCCGGAGCGCCTCGTCGAGCACGTCGTACGCGTCGAGCTCGTCCTACGCTCCCTACGTCAGCGCCACCGACGCCTCCGACCACGACTGGGCCGGCTCCCCGGCGACGTACAACCTGGCCTTCGTCATCTCCGACGGCAGCGACTGCACCCCCAAGTGGAACGGCACCACCGCGATCTCCGACTCGGCCGTGAAGTCCCGTATCTCCCGGCTCGCCCAGGGCGGCGCCACCGTCCGTGTCTCCTTCGGCGGCGCCTCCGGCAAGGAGCTGGCGGCGAGTTGTGACAGCGCGTCCGAGCTGGCGCGGGCGTACGGGAAGGCGCTGGACGCGGCGGGTTCCGCGCAGGCCGACTTCGACGTCGAGGGCGACGAGCTGACCGACTCCGACTCGGTGGACCTGCGTTCGGAGGCGATCGCGCTGCTGCAGAGGGAGCGTGGCGATCTGGAGGTGTCCTTCACGCTGCCGGTGATGCCGTCCGGGCTGGACGACGACGGCGTGGCGCTGCTGCAGTCCGCGAACGAGCACGACGTTCAGGTCTCCACCGTGAACATCATGACGATGAATTACGGCGAGTCGTACACCGGCGACATGGGTGAATACGCGCTCACCTCCGCGAAAGCCGCCCATGCGCAGCTGAAGGAGATCTTCGGTACGTCCGACGCGACCGCGTGGAAGGCGATGGCGTTGACGTCGATGCTCGGGGTGAACGACGTCGATGATGAGACGTTCTCGCTCGATGACGCGGCGGAGGTGCGGGAGTTCGCCGACGACAAGGGGATCGGGTGGGTTTCGATGTGGGCGACCTTCCGGGACCAGGAGTGCGGGGACGACTCCTCTGCGGAGGACGCGTTGACCGATTGCAGCGGGGTGGATCAGGAGGACGGGGCGTTCGGGGAGGCGTTCTCGGGGTGA
- the mqnC gene encoding cyclic dehypoxanthinyl futalosine synthase has protein sequence MTEKADLQSVLDRAAAGGRITPEEALDLYRDAPLHALGAAADAVRRRRYAGTEHIATYIIERNINYTNVCVTACKFCAFYAPPKDKDKGWTRDLDDILRRCAETVELGGTQVMFQGGHHPDYGVEYYEKHFAAIKKEFPQLVIHSLGASEVEHMARISGVSVEEAITRIHEAGLDSFAGAGAELLPARPRKAIAPLKESGERWLEIMEAAHNLGVESTSTMLMGTGETNAERIEHLRMIREVQDRTGGFRAFIPYTYQPENNHLKGRTQATIFEYLRMIAIARLFMDNIAHIQGSWLTTGKEIGQLSLHYGADDLGSIMLEENVVSSAGAKHRSNRMEIIDLIRKSGRVPAQRSTTYEHLVVHDDPANDPVDERVASHISSTAIAGGTAHPELKILASN, from the coding sequence GTGACCGAGAAGGCCGACCTCCAGTCTGTGCTCGACCGTGCCGCAGCGGGCGGGCGGATCACCCCAGAGGAGGCGCTCGACCTCTACCGAGACGCCCCGCTGCACGCGCTGGGCGCCGCCGCCGACGCCGTACGCCGCCGCCGGTACGCGGGCACCGAGCACATCGCGACGTACATCATCGAGCGCAACATCAACTACACGAACGTCTGTGTGACGGCGTGCAAGTTCTGCGCCTTCTACGCCCCGCCCAAGGACAAGGACAAGGGCTGGACCCGCGACCTCGACGACATCCTGCGGCGCTGTGCCGAGACCGTCGAACTCGGCGGTACGCAGGTCATGTTCCAGGGCGGTCACCACCCGGACTACGGCGTGGAGTACTACGAGAAGCACTTCGCCGCCATCAAGAAGGAGTTCCCGCAGCTCGTCATCCACAGCCTGGGGGCGAGCGAGGTCGAGCACATGGCCCGGATCTCGGGGGTCTCGGTCGAGGAGGCCATCACGCGCATCCACGAGGCCGGCCTGGACTCCTTCGCCGGCGCCGGAGCGGAACTCCTGCCCGCCCGCCCCCGCAAGGCCATCGCCCCGCTGAAGGAGAGCGGGGAGCGCTGGCTGGAGATCATGGAGGCCGCGCACAACCTCGGGGTCGAGTCGACGTCGACGATGCTGATGGGCACCGGCGAGACCAACGCCGAGCGCATCGAGCACCTGCGGATGATCCGCGAGGTGCAGGACCGCACCGGGGGCTTCAGGGCCTTCATCCCGTACACCTACCAGCCCGAGAACAACCACCTGAAGGGCCGCACGCAGGCCACGATCTTCGAGTACCTGCGGATGATCGCCATCGCGCGCCTGTTCATGGACAACATCGCCCACATCCAGGGCTCCTGGCTGACCACGGGCAAGGAGATCGGCCAGCTCTCCCTGCACTACGGCGCGGACGACCTCGGCTCGATCATGCTGGAGGAGAACGTCGTCTCCTCGGCCGGTGCCAAGCACCGCTCCAACCGGATGGAGATCATCGACCTGATCCGCAAGTCGGGCCGGGTGCCGGCGCAGCGCTCGACGACGTACGAGCACCTGGTCGTGCACGACGACCCGGCCAACGACCCCGTCGACGAGCGGGTCGCCTCCCACATCTCCTCGACGGCGATCGCGGGCGGCACGGCACATCCCGAGCTGAAGATCCTCGCCTCCAACTGA
- a CDS encoding prepilin peptidase has product MSTSALVVAAGLWGVGAGALLPRAAYRFSAPEEEAWRDRCPEGHPIRGWIGRARCRRCGTRVPYDPGAPVLMAATALVCAALAAATGTRPELGVWLLLAPLGVLLTVVDLRVRRLPNPLTLLFPGAALALLGLVALVPEHAGDWPTALWAMLAVGAGYGVLHLINRDGLGFGDVKLAFGAGAVLGWYGWATVMLGAFAGFLFGALYGWGRVLLRRAGRKSAIAFGPFLLAGAFVGLLIGAYTA; this is encoded by the coding sequence GTGAGCACGTCGGCCCTGGTGGTCGCGGCCGGGCTGTGGGGCGTGGGGGCGGGTGCGCTGCTGCCGCGCGCCGCGTACCGGTTCTCCGCTCCGGAGGAGGAGGCATGGCGGGACCGCTGTCCGGAGGGGCATCCGATCCGCGGGTGGATCGGGCGGGCCCGGTGCCGGCGCTGCGGGACCCGGGTGCCGTACGACCCCGGAGCCCCCGTGCTCATGGCCGCCACCGCCCTCGTCTGCGCCGCCCTCGCCGCCGCCACCGGCACCCGGCCCGAGCTGGGTGTCTGGCTGCTCCTCGCGCCCCTCGGCGTGCTGCTCACGGTGGTCGACCTCCGGGTGCGGCGGCTGCCCAACCCGCTGACCCTGCTCTTCCCGGGCGCCGCCCTCGCACTGCTCGGCCTGGTCGCCCTCGTTCCCGAGCACGCCGGGGACTGGCCGACCGCGCTGTGGGCCATGCTCGCGGTCGGTGCCGGCTACGGCGTGCTGCACCTCATCAACCGGGACGGCCTCGGCTTCGGCGATGTGAAGCTCGCGTTCGGGGCGGGGGCGGTGCTGGGCTGGTACGGCTGGGCGACGGTCATGCTGGGCGCCTTCGCCGGGTTCCTGTTCGGGGCGCTGTACGGCTGGGGGCGCGTCCTGCTGCGGCGGGCCGGGCGCAAGTCGGCGATCGCGTTCGGGCCGTTCCTGCTCGCCGGGGCGTTCGTGGGGCTGCTGATCGGGGCGTACACGGCCTGA
- a CDS encoding serine/threonine-protein kinase has translation MQPLGADEPTVVGPYRLLGRLGSGGMGRVYLGRSAGGRTVAVKIVHPHFALDEEFRARFRREVEAARRVGGAWTAPVLDADPQAAVPWVATAYAAGPSLSSAVADSGALPAHSVRALGAGLAEALAAVHELGLVHRDVKPSNILLTLDGPLLIDFGIARAMDGTASLTSTGVSIGSPGYMSPEQIIGKGVTGAADVFSLGAVLAYAATGEPPFSGDSSAALLYKVVHEEPELGALDGELRELVAHCLTKEPGARPAPGEVARRLAPQGAARLVAGGWLPGPLVEQVSRGAVRLLNLEAETDVPSGPVGFSRPSVGAGDSTGGGAATAGSDGAGRSAAGGEGAGRAAAGGEGVGLAAAGGEGAGRAAAGGEGVGLAAAGGEGAGLAAVGGEGAGRAAVGGEGAGRAAVGGEEAGQAAVGGEGAWRMTDGGQDAGPLTVGEFGPPPVMPVPGAPAAPPAAVPEPRDAPPLADTAPSPGKLSVSVAAASTPGEGGRGRRVSCTVALAVAGAMAAVTVGSAFLFDLLPGGGDQDTNAGADASSSEAPGKDTSTPAKGSVPARYLGTWEGKATALNGTLPAGTFRLTVHKAQVGDEVGTLRQTDLLGGVCNDVLTLKQVTAKQLVVTSVGRKNNHRGCNPTPHTVRITPAGDDLVYRSESSDEGNPEARLSKVE, from the coding sequence ATGCAGCCGCTCGGAGCGGACGAGCCCACCGTCGTCGGGCCGTACCGGCTGCTCGGCCGGCTCGGCTCCGGCGGGATGGGGCGGGTGTACCTGGGGCGCAGCGCGGGCGGCCGTACGGTCGCCGTCAAGATCGTGCATCCGCACTTCGCCCTGGACGAGGAGTTCCGCGCCCGCTTCCGCCGCGAGGTGGAGGCGGCCCGGCGGGTGGGCGGCGCGTGGACGGCGCCCGTGCTGGACGCCGATCCGCAGGCGGCGGTGCCGTGGGTGGCCACGGCGTACGCGGCGGGGCCGTCGCTGTCGTCCGCGGTCGCGGACTCGGGCGCGCTGCCCGCGCATTCGGTACGGGCGCTGGGGGCCGGGCTCGCGGAGGCGCTGGCGGCGGTGCACGAACTGGGCCTGGTGCACCGGGACGTGAAGCCGTCGAACATCCTGCTCACCCTGGACGGCCCGCTGCTGATCGACTTCGGCATCGCCCGCGCCATGGACGGCACGGCGTCCCTGACCTCGACCGGCGTCTCGATCGGCTCCCCGGGCTACATGTCGCCCGAGCAGATCATCGGCAAGGGGGTCACGGGCGCGGCGGACGTCTTCTCGCTGGGCGCGGTGCTGGCGTACGCGGCGACCGGCGAGCCGCCGTTCTCCGGGGACTCGTCGGCGGCGCTGCTCTACAAGGTCGTCCACGAGGAGCCCGAACTCGGCGCGCTGGACGGCGAACTGCGGGAACTGGTGGCGCACTGCCTGACGAAGGAACCGGGCGCGCGCCCCGCTCCGGGCGAGGTGGCCCGGCGACTGGCTCCCCAGGGCGCGGCTCGGCTGGTGGCGGGCGGATGGCTGCCCGGGCCGCTGGTCGAGCAGGTCAGCCGGGGAGCTGTGCGGCTGCTGAACCTGGAGGCGGAGACGGATGTCCCGTCGGGGCCGGTCGGGTTCAGCCGGCCATCGGTGGGGGCGGGCGACTCTACGGGCGGGGGAGCCGCGACGGCGGGAAGCGATGGGGCCGGGCGGTCGGCGGCCGGAGGCGAGGGCGCCGGGCGGGCGGCGGCCGGAGGTGAGGGGGTTGGGCTGGCGGCGGCCGGAGGCGAGGGCGCCGGGCGGGCGGCGGCCGGAGGTGAGGGGGTTGGGCTGGCGGCGGCCGGAGGCGAGGGGGCCGGGCTGGCGGCGGTCGGAGGTGAGGGGGCCGGGCGGGCGGCGGTCGGAGGCGAGGGCGCCGGGCGGGCGGCGGTCGGAGGTGAAGAGGCCGGGCAGGCGGCGGTCGGAGGTGAAGGGGCCTGGCGGATGACGGACGGTGGGCAGGACGCGGGGCCCCTGACGGTCGGGGAGTTCGGGCCGCCGCCGGTGATGCCGGTGCCGGGGGCCCCGGCCGCGCCGCCCGCCGCCGTGCCGGAGCCGCGCGACGCCCCGCCCCTCGCGGACACCGCGCCCTCGCCCGGCAAGCTCTCCGTCTCCGTCGCGGCGGCCTCGACGCCGGGGGAGGGCGGCCGTGGGCGGCGGGTGAGCTGCACGGTGGCGTTGGCGGTCGCGGGAGCGATGGCCGCGGTGACCGTGGGGTCGGCGTTCCTGTTCGACCTGTTGCCCGGCGGCGGGGACCAGGACACCAACGCGGGTGCCGACGCCTCCTCGTCCGAGGCGCCGGGCAAGGACACGAGCACCCCGGCCAAGGGCTCCGTCCCCGCCCGCTACCTCGGCACCTGGGAGGGCAAGGCCACCGCCCTGAACGGCACCCTGCCGGCCGGCACCTTCCGGCTCACCGTGCACAAGGCCCAGGTCGGCGACGAGGTGGGCACCCTCCGCCAGACCGACCTGCTCGGCGGCGTCTGCAACGACGTACTGACCCTGAAGCAGGTGACCGCGAAACAGCTCGTCGTGACGTCCGTGGGCCGCAAGAACAACCACCGCGGCTGCAACCCGACCCCGCACACCGTGCGGATCACCCCGGCCGGCGACGACCTGGTGTACCGCTCGGAGAGCAGCGACGAGGGGAACCCCGAGGCGCGGCTGTCGAAGGTCGAGTAG
- a CDS encoding menaquinone biosynthetic enzyme MqnA/MqnD family protein, with product MDNSRTRPRVGHIQFLNCLPLYWGLARTGTLLDFELTKDTPEKLSEQLVRGDLDIGPITLVEFLRNADDLVAFPDIAVGCDGPVMSCVIVSQVPLDRLDGARVALGSTSRTSVRLAELLLAERYGVRPDYYTCPPDLSLMMQEADAAVLIGDAALRANLLDGPRYGLEVHDLGTLWKEWTGLPFVFAVWAARRDYLEREPVITRKVHEAFLDSRNLSLEEVGKVAEQAARWEAFDERVLERYFTTLDFRFGGPQLAAVAEFARRVGPTTGFPADVKVDLLQP from the coding sequence GTGGACAATTCTCGCACTCGGCCGCGCGTAGGCCACATTCAGTTCCTGAACTGCCTGCCCCTGTACTGGGGGCTCGCGAGAACGGGCACCCTGCTCGACTTCGAGCTGACCAAGGACACGCCGGAGAAGCTCAGCGAGCAGCTCGTCCGGGGCGACCTCGACATCGGGCCGATCACCCTCGTCGAGTTCCTGCGCAACGCCGACGACCTGGTCGCCTTCCCCGACATCGCGGTCGGCTGCGACGGTCCGGTGATGTCCTGTGTGATCGTCTCGCAGGTCCCGCTGGACCGGCTGGACGGCGCCCGCGTCGCCCTCGGCTCGACCTCGCGCACCTCGGTGCGCCTCGCCGAGCTGCTGCTCGCCGAGCGCTACGGCGTCCGGCCCGACTACTACACCTGCCCGCCCGACCTCAGCCTGATGATGCAGGAGGCGGACGCGGCCGTGCTCATCGGAGACGCGGCGCTGCGCGCGAACCTGCTGGACGGCCCGCGCTACGGCCTCGAGGTGCACGACCTCGGCACGCTCTGGAAGGAGTGGACCGGCCTGCCCTTCGTCTTCGCGGTGTGGGCGGCGCGCCGGGACTACCTGGAGCGCGAGCCGGTCATCACCCGCAAGGTCCACGAGGCGTTCCTCGACTCCCGCAACCTCTCCCTGGAGGAGGTCGGCAAGGTCGCCGAGCAGGCGGCCCGCTGGGAGGCGTTCGACGAGCGGGTCCTGGAGCGGTACTTCACCACCCTCGACTTCCGGTTCGGCGGCCCGCAGCTCGCGGCGGTCGCGGAGTTCGCGCGCAGGGTGGGGCCGACGACGGGATTCCCGGCGGATGTGAAGGTGGATCTGCTCCAGCCGTGA
- a CDS encoding cold-shock protein, with the protein MATGTVKWFNAEKGFGFIAQEGGGPDVFVHYSAINANGFRSLEENQQVSFDVTQGPKGPQAENVTAI; encoded by the coding sequence ATGGCTACCGGAACCGTGAAGTGGTTCAACGCCGAAAAGGGCTTTGGTTTCATCGCCCAGGAGGGCGGCGGCCCCGACGTCTTCGTCCACTACTCCGCGATCAACGCGAACGGCTTCCGTTCGCTCGAAGAGAACCAGCAGGTGAGCTTCGACGTGACGCAGGGCCCGAAGGGCCCGCAGGCGGAGAACGTCACCGCCATCTGA